CAGCGTGGGGCCGCGAGAGCGCAGTCCGAGGGCCTTGAGGATCTCCCAGCCGGCCCGCACCTCCTCGACCGGATCGGCCGTGAGCGAGACGCGGAGCGTATCGCCGACGCCAAGCGCCAGGAGCGTCCCGACGCCCACGGCGCTCTTCACGATGCCGGCCTTGGGCGTCCCGGCCTCCGTGATGCCCAGGTGGAACGGGTAATCGCACCGCTCCGCGAGGCCCAGGTAGGCGGCGATCGCCGTGGGTGCGTCGTGCGACTTGAGGCTGACCTTGATGTCGGTGAAGCCCTCGTCCTCGAGGATGCGGATGTGCCCGAGGGCGCTCTCGACCATGGCCTCGGCGGTCGGTCCGCCAAACCGGTCGATCAGGTCGGTGGCGAGCGAACCCTGGTTGACACCGATGCGAATGGGGATGCCGCGATCGCGGCAAGCCGCCACGACCGCCTTGACCTGGGTCTTCTTGGGCAGGTTGCCGGGGTTGATGCGAATGCAGGCGATGCCGGCCTCGACGGCCGCCAGGGCGAGGCGGTACTCGAAGTGGATGTCCGCTATCAACGGCACCGGGGCGTGCCTGACGATGTCGGGCAGGGCCGCCGCCGCGGCCTGATCGGGCACCGCCACCCGCACCAGGTCGGCGCCGGCTTCGGCCAGGCGCGCTATCTCGGCCGATGTCGCCGCCGCGTCGCGCGTGTCGGCGATGGTCATGCTCTGCACGGAAATCGGCGCGTCGCCCCCGATGGCGACGTCGCCCACGCGGATCTGGCGCGTCTTGCGCCTCGGCCGCACTACGTAGGGGTCCATCGCAACCAGCCTAACACAGCACTCCGCGCCGCGTTAGCCGTGAACGCGGTCTTCATGGTGGTTGCCGACGACGCGCGCGGCGCGCTCGCGCGCCCAGGCATCGGCATCCAGGACGCCGGCCACCGAGTCCGCGGGCGAGTCCGAATGCGCTCGCAAGACCTCCGCCACGGCCGGGATCAGGTCGCCAAACGCCAGGGAGCCTGAAAGGAACGCGGCGACCGCCACCTCGTTGGCGGCGCTGAGCACGGCCGGGGCCGTCCCGCCCCGGCGCCCGGCCTCGTAGCCGAGGGCGACCGCGGGATATCGATCGGGATCGACCGGGAGGAAGGACCAGGTCCCCGGCTGGAACCCGCCCCAGGGCGCGGGCGGCCTCTCGGGGTGCAGCAACGCCACCTGGAGGGGCACGCGCATGTCCGGCGGACCCACCTGCGCCTTGACCGAGCCGTCGGCGAAGACGACCAGGCCGTGCACGGCGCTCTGCGGGTGAATGGCGACCTCGATGCCGGCATAGTCCAGACCGAAGAGATGATGCGCCTCGATGACCTCGAGGGCCTTGTTCATCAGGGTTGCGCTGTCCACCGTGATCTTGCGGCCCATGGCCGGCCAGGTCGGGTGCGCGAGCACCTCGGCCACCGTGGCCGCGGCCAGGCCGGCCACCGGCTTGTCGCGCAGGGCGCCACCCGAGGAGGTCAGGAAGATCTGCCGGACGGCCGCCGGGTCCTCGCCGCGCAGGCACTGCCAGATGGCACTGTGCTCGGAGTCCACCGGGTGCAGGGCCGCGGCCGGATTGCTCGCCAGCGCCGCCATGACCAGGTCGCCCGCGGCCACGAGGGTCTCCTTGTTGGCGGTGGCGACCACCTTGCCGGCTCCGATGGCCGCGAGCGTCGGGGCCAGGCCCGCCAGGCCCGGCACGCCGAGCAGCACCATGTCGACATCCTCCGCGGCGCATAGCGCGGCCAGATCGGCGCCACCACGGTCGCTCCCGAGGATGGCGTGCCGCGGCCGCCAGCGGTCGCACTGCGCCTGAAACGCGGGGCCTCCGCGCCCAGCAGCCAGGGCCACCACCTCGAGTCGATCGGGATGGGCCGCGGCGACCTCCAGGCCCTGGGTGCCTATCGAGCCCGTCGAGCCGAGGACCGCCAGGCGCCGCTTCCTTACCACCAGCCGATCCGCCACGGGAACAGCTTCCAGAAGTACAGGATGTACCAGTAGGCCACGGCTCCCGAAAGCAGGTAGGAATCTACCCGATCGAGCATGCCCCCGTGGCCCGGAATGAGTTCGCCGGCATCGCGGCGGCCCACGTCGCGCTTGATCATCGACTCGGACAGGTCGCTCACCTGCGCCGTGACGCTGACGATGAAGCCCAGGATCGTGCATTGCCACCAGGGTGCCAGCGGCGCGGGCCAGCCGAAGCGTGGCAGGACCATGTCGGCCACGACACCGACCAGGGTCGCCACCGCCATCGCGCTGGCGATGCCCCCGAAGGCGCCCTCGATGGTCTTGCGCGGCGAAAGCGGCCCGATCAGCGGGCGGCGGCCGAAGAACTTCCCGAAGAAATAGGCGCCGACGTCGGTGGCCACCACCGCCAGGAAGTACAGCAGCGTCAGCCAGAGGCCGTCGGGATACCGGAACGCGACGCCGGCGGGCGTCGCGAACGGGCGGCCCTCCGGCGATACGGGCGCGGCCATGTCGAACTTCCGCAACAGGATGATGAAGCTCGGCAGCCACCCCGTGTAGAGGATGCCCAGAAACGTCGTGGCCACGTCCGAGATGCTCGCCACCTGCGGGCCGGTGCGCGCCGCGGACGTCACGCGCGCGTCGAAGCGCTCCAGCACGTTCCAGTACGGGAACCAGGGCGCGCCGCGGACGATGAGGAAGACGAAGCACATCACGAAGACGGCCGTCAGGAAGGCCCCGTGGAAGCGCGTCCCCGAGAGTTGCGTCAGGAGCATGATGGCCAGGCACGACACGATCCCCAGGTTGCGCGCCGGGTTGTAGCCCTTGGCCTCGAAGAGGTTGAACAGCTCCCGGCTGGCGAACCAGCACGCGCCCATCAGGCCGATCGTCATGCCCCAGTCGCCGGCCAGCATCGCCAGGATGATGAGGACGCCCGCGACCAGCGAGTAGAGGACGCGCTGCCCGAACTTGCGCTGGTCCTGGATGCCGACGGGTGCGTGCTCGGTCAGGCCGTCCGCGGGAGCCTGCTCGCTCGGTCCGTCGCCGCCCGCCAGGGGATCCTCGCCCGGCGCGCCGCCCGGGACGGCCTCCCCTTCCGGGGCGCGCCCGGGGGTCGGCCCCCGCCCGGAGAGATCGCCTTCAACCATCGTGGCGGCCGCGCACCGCAACGAGGGATACGCCGGACTCCTCGCGGCGCGCGCGGGCGACGCGCCAATCCTCCGG
This genomic stretch from Candidatus Tanganyikabacteria bacterium harbors:
- a CDS encoding phosphatidate cytidylyltransferase; its protein translation is MVEGDLSGRGPTPGRAPEGEAVPGGAPGEDPLAGGDGPSEQAPADGLTEHAPVGIQDQRKFGQRVLYSLVAGVLIILAMLAGDWGMTIGLMGACWFASRELFNLFEAKGYNPARNLGIVSCLAIMLLTQLSGTRFHGAFLTAVFVMCFVFLIVRGAPWFPYWNVLERFDARVTSAARTGPQVASISDVATTFLGILYTGWLPSFIILLRKFDMAAPVSPEGRPFATPAGVAFRYPDGLWLTLLYFLAVVATDVGAYFFGKFFGRRPLIGPLSPRKTIEGAFGGIASAMAVATLVGVVADMVLPRFGWPAPLAPWWQCTILGFIVSVTAQVSDLSESMIKRDVGRRDAGELIPGHGGMLDRVDSYLLSGAVAYWYILYFWKLFPWRIGWW
- a CDS encoding 1-deoxy-D-xylulose-5-phosphate reductoisomerase codes for the protein MVRKRRLAVLGSTGSIGTQGLEVAAAHPDRLEVVALAAGRGGPAFQAQCDRWRPRHAILGSDRGGADLAALCAAEDVDMVLLGVPGLAGLAPTLAAIGAGKVVATANKETLVAAGDLVMAALASNPAAALHPVDSEHSAIWQCLRGEDPAAVRQIFLTSSGGALRDKPVAGLAAATVAEVLAHPTWPAMGRKITVDSATLMNKALEVIEAHHLFGLDYAGIEVAIHPQSAVHGLVVFADGSVKAQVGPPDMRVPLQVALLHPERPPAPWGGFQPGTWSFLPVDPDRYPAVALGYEAGRRGGTAPAVLSAANEVAVAAFLSGSLAFGDLIPAVAEVLRAHSDSPADSVAGVLDADAWARERAARVVGNHHEDRVHG
- the ispG gene encoding flavodoxin-dependent (E)-4-hydroxy-3-methylbut-2-enyl-diphosphate synthase — translated: MDPYVVRPRRKTRQIRVGDVAIGGDAPISVQSMTIADTRDAAATSAEIARLAEAGADLVRVAVPDQAAAAALPDIVRHAPVPLIADIHFEYRLALAAVEAGIACIRINPGNLPKKTQVKAVVAACRDRGIPIRIGVNQGSLATDLIDRFGGPTAEAMVESALGHIRILEDEGFTDIKVSLKSHDAPTAIAAYLGLAERCDYPFHLGITEAGTPKAGIVKSAVGVGTLLALGVGDTLRVSLTADPVEEVRAGWEILKALGLRSRGPTLVACPSCGRCEGDLIGIAQKVEERLESVSVPLSVAVMGCVVNGPGEGRMADVGIALGKGRGVLFKGGEVVKTLDEQGLVEALFEEIDKAVEGHADR